A region from the Rosa rugosa chromosome 6, drRosRugo1.1, whole genome shotgun sequence genome encodes:
- the LOC133715208 gene encoding uncharacterized protein At2g39910-like isoform X2, which translates to MLSHLERQPRNKERRVAWLRYVEPLFNGVGQVLLAHFRRIFPRFFKWMQADDDETVLLVLKQIETVIKLTWIRNTPYVERLVDELATLHKEAALRRSREEIRNLVIRILILLHQCKGLQFEAARGKHRDDPNLATIAPAPSLSERRSTMCLWIDAS; encoded by the exons ATGTTAAGTCACTTGGAGCGCCAGCCTAGGAACAAGGAGCGCCGTGTTGCATGGCTTCGTTACGTAGAGCCGCTTTTTAATGGTGTTGGTCAGGTGTTACTAGCTCATTTCAGGCGCATTTTCCCTCGTTTCTTTAAGTGGATGCAAGCTGATGACGATGAGACTGTTTTACTA GTTCTCAAACAGATTGAAACAGTTATAAAGCTAACATGGATTAGGAATACACCATATGTGGAAAG GTTGGTGGATGAACTTGCTACTTTGCACAAAGAAGCAGCATTGAGAAGATCTCGTGAAGAAATTCGAAATCTTGTTATTCGTATACTAATCTTGCTCCATCA ATGCAAGGGTCTGCAGTTCGAAGCAGCCAGGGGCAAGCACAGGGATGATCCAAACTTGGCAACAATTGCTCCCGCTCCCTCTTTAAGTGAAAGAAGATCAACAATG TGTTTATGGATTGATGCAtcttga
- the LOC133715208 gene encoding uncharacterized protein At2g39910-like isoform X1, whose protein sequence is MLSHLERQPRNKERRVAWLRYVEPLFNGVGQVLLAHFRRIFPRFFKWMQADDDETVLLVLKQIETVIKLTWIRNTPYVERLVDELATLHKEAALRRSREEIRNLVIRILILLHQCKGLQFEAARGKHRDDPNLATIAPAPSLSERRSTMCSINALWCLDELSFCKGMFMD, encoded by the exons ATGTTAAGTCACTTGGAGCGCCAGCCTAGGAACAAGGAGCGCCGTGTTGCATGGCTTCGTTACGTAGAGCCGCTTTTTAATGGTGTTGGTCAGGTGTTACTAGCTCATTTCAGGCGCATTTTCCCTCGTTTCTTTAAGTGGATGCAAGCTGATGACGATGAGACTGTTTTACTA GTTCTCAAACAGATTGAAACAGTTATAAAGCTAACATGGATTAGGAATACACCATATGTGGAAAG GTTGGTGGATGAACTTGCTACTTTGCACAAAGAAGCAGCATTGAGAAGATCTCGTGAAGAAATTCGAAATCTTGTTATTCGTATACTAATCTTGCTCCATCA ATGCAAGGGTCTGCAGTTCGAAGCAGCCAGGGGCAAGCACAGGGATGATCCAAACTTGGCAACAATTGCTCCCGCTCCCTCTTTAAGTGAAAGAAGATCAACAATG TGTTCTATTAATGCTCTTTGGTGCTTGGACGAGCTGAGCTTTTGCAAAGGAA TGTTTATGGATTGA